From Ostrinia nubilalis chromosome 9, ilOstNubi1.1, whole genome shotgun sequence, one genomic window encodes:
- the LOC135074546 gene encoding uncharacterized protein LOC135074546 produces the protein MDSDSAEKEVDKNARKGIIRKIAQCKASLTKAENFIRTLESPINKDVVSARLQQLQEVLPRHEQLLIELSTLDDTLDEDYFGNDAFEDRYLAIVASLRGLLAPQPPSPAPASGAQQSTDACATSVRLPEIDIPVFDGKDYTKYHSFIELFSAVIDNNSKLAAIQKLFYLRKYLKGEPLSLIEGLPVTGDSYGKALELLRNRYDNKFLIITNHVQELLDFNPLVKGAATNLRELVSHARQHLGALKTLGQPTDSWDMIVLPILLRKVDQFTCRAYHSERDTTKLPLLDDFFAFVERRASSFEESQRSEGKSNNNNNTYKTKVSNYASKTATQSWSCKYCSEQTHRLFKCDKFLAISPEERLNFISQNNLCKICFNSHTNKCKFHFKCEQCKDKSHNTLLHCNEKVSMHSNSNVSTILLPTIKAKVLCRDGKSHKVVRGLVDSGSQVSFMTADLAKALQLPLIDSNLNITALGKQNKTTSKAVNAEFVSLQNNYKCQVNCSIVDQITTKLPQQQVSWQNIQLPDSVVLADSDFDTPGDISFLLSADIFFQILLPRKIKLQNSNLYLIDTQFGSILSGEVNNSEFCASSHHVTLHAICDNNVDHLLQKFWETEMVPETKMEVTAKQDACEAEFKSSVQLTSEFQVSLPLKVPVDQLDLGNTFPIASKTLNAIEKRLAKDDQLNRNYNDFMNQYIEMGHAKVIPLCQSNLKNAYFMQHLPVIRNDKKTNKVRVVFNGNTKASSQHQSLNDVLLNGPKVQKDLFDILILFRSFKYVMLTDIRHMYRAIKIDPSFRHLQNILWKDENNQRIILQLQTVTYGLKSSSYLATRCLQELADRFGSNMPLAAEVIRTAMYVDDALFGAQTIDEALEV, from the exons aTGGATAGCGATTCGGCTGAAAAGGAAGTGGACAAGAACGCAAGGAAAGGTATCATAAGAAAAATCGCACAGTGTAAAGCGTCGTTGACAAAGGCAGAAAATTTTATCCGCACATTGGAATCGCCAATCAACAAGGACGTGGTATCTGCGCGGCTACAACAACTGCAGGAGGTGCTGCCAAGGCATGAGCAGCTACTGATCGAATTAAGTACTTTGGACGACACCCTTGATGAAGACTATTTCGGAAACGACGCGTTCGAGGACCGGTATTTGGCGATCGTGGCGAGCCTTCGAGGCCTACTGGCGCCGCAGCCGCCGTCGCCGGCTCCAGCATCGGGCGCGCAGCAGTCTACAGACGCGTGCGCTACCAGCGTGAGGCTGCCAGAAATAGACATTCCTGTGTTTGACGGCAAGGACTACACAAAATACCACTCGTTCATCGAACTCTTTAGTGCAGTGATAGATAATAATTCTAAATTAGCCGCAATTCAAAAGCTTTTCTATCTTAGAAAATACTTAAAAGGTGAGCCATTGTCATTAATCGAAGGATTACCCGTCACCGGGGACTCATATGGAAAAGCTCTTGAATTGTTGAGAAATAGATATGACAATAAGTTTCTTATTATCACTAACCATGTACAAGAGCTGCTAGACTTCAATCCACTAGTAAAGGGAGCGGCTACCAACTTAAGAGAGTTAGTGTCACATGCTCGCCAGCACTTAGGTGCACTGAAAACATTAGGACAACCGACCGACAGCTGGGACATGATAGTTTTACCCATTTTGTTGCGAAAGGTCGACCAGTTTACTTGCAGAGCCTATCATTCGGAGCGTGACACCACAAAGCTGCCCCTACTGGATGACTTCTTCGCTTTTGTGGAGCGGAGAGCTAGCAGCTTCGAGGAGAGCCAAAGAAGTGAAGGTAAGagcaacaataataataacacttaCAAAACTAAAGTGTCAAACTATGCAAGCAAAACTGCCACACAGTCGTGGTCTTGCAAATATTGTAGTGAGCAAACACATAGATTATTCAAATGTGACAAATTTCTAGCCATCTCACCAGAGGAAAGGCTCAATTTCatttcacaaaataatttatgcaAAATATGTTTCAATTCTCAcacaaataaatgtaaatttcaCTTCAAATGTGAACAGTGCAAGGACAAATCGCATAATACTCTCTTGCACTGCAATGAAAAAGTATCAATGCACAGTAATTCTAATGTTAGCACAATATTGCTGCCCACCATCAAGGCCAAAGTGCTCTGCCGGGATGGCAAATCACACAAAGTAGTCCGGGGACTAGTTGACAGTGGCAGCCAAGTGTCATTTATGACAGCTGACTTAGCAAAAGCATTGCAATTACCGCTAATTGATAGCAATTTAAATATCACAGCCTTggggaaacaaaacaaaacaacctCAAAAGCTGTCAATGCTGAATTTGTGtcacttcaaaataattataagtgccaagttAATTGTTCCATAGTGGACCAAATTACAACCAAGCTGCCACAGCAACAAGTAAGCTGGCAAAATATACAGCTGCCAGACTCTGTGGTGCTTGCAGATAGTGACTTTGACACTCCGGGAGACATTTCATTTCTGCTGTCAGCGGACATATTCTTCCAAATATTGCTGCCTCGCAAAATCAAGCTGCAAAATAGTAATTTGTATCTTATTGATACCCAGTTTGGTTCAATATTGTCAGGTGAAGTAAACAATAGTGAGTTTTGTGCATCCAGTCaccatgtcaccttgcatgctATATGTGACAACAATGTGGATCACCTCCTACAAAAGTTTTGGGAGACTGAAATGGTCCCTGAAACGAAAATGGAGGTTACAGCAAAGCAGGATGCCTGCGAAGCCGAGTTTAAAAGCTCGGTACAGCTCACCAGCGAGTTTCAGGTGTCCCTCCCGCTCAAAGTCCCCGTAGATCAGCTAGACCTAGGAAATACATTTCCTATagcatcaaaaacattaaatgcCATCGAAAAAAGGTTAGCCAAAGATGATCAATTAAATAGAAATTATAATGACTTCATGAATCAATACATAGAAATGGGTCATGCAAAGGTCATCCCACTGTGCCagtcaaatttaaaaaatgcataTTTCATGCAACACTTGCCAGTCATAAGGAACGATAAAAAGACCAATAAAGTAAGAGTTGTTTTTAATGGTAACACAAAAGCTAGTTCGCAGCATCAAAGTTTAAATGATGTTTTGCTAAATGGCCCTAAGGTTCAAAAAGATCTCTTTGACATTCTGATTTTATTCAGGTCATTCAAGTATGTAATGTTAACGGACATCAGGCATATGTACAGAGCTATAAAAATTGATCCATCATTTAGGCATCTACAAAATATATTATGGAAAGATGAAAATAATCAAAGAATTATTCTGCAATTACAGACAGTCACCTATGGACTCAAGAGCTCAAGCTACCTGGCCACCAGATGTCTCCAGGAGTTAGCAGACCGGTTTGGGAGCAATATGCCGCTTGCTGCTGAGGTCATCCGGACAGCCATGTACGTTGACGATGCTCTTTTTGGAGCACAGACCATCGATGAAGCTCTTGAG GTTTAA
- the LOC135074562 gene encoding 26S proteasome non-ATPase regulatory subunit 10-like: MSINSIYEVAYKGDFNQIKVKVDENISLAKATDENGRLLLHWAAIGGNENLVDFLIDSGSPVNSVDDTNSSPLTLAASAGRLAVVKLLIDRGADVHHQNNRGQSSLHYACSKGHIEIANLLIEAGANVNQTDALKATPLHRAAAQGRTNIVDMLIKSPELKIDSQDSTGATPLHLACEEDREVVACMLLKAGSNIQIENVDKKSPLDLCSMKLKNTLEALIH, from the exons ATGTCTATCAATTCTATTTACGAAGTAGCCTACAAAGGAgattttaatcaaataaaagtgaaagtTGATGAGAACATATCATTAGCTAAGGCCACTGATGAA AATGGGCGTCTTCTCTTGCACTGGGCTGCCATTGGTGGAAATGAAAACTTGGTTGACTTTTTGATTGATAGTGGAAGTCCTGTAAACTCTGTAGATGATACAAACTCCAGCCCTCTGACATTGGCTGCCTCAGCTGGAAGACTTGCTGTGGTTAAGTTATTGATTGACCGAGGAGCAGATGTACACCATCAAAATAATCGAGGTCAATCATCATTGCATTATGCTTGTTCAAAAGGACATATCGAG attGCAAATTTGCTAATTGAAGCTGGTGCTAATGTTAATCAAACAGATGCATTAAAAGCTACACCATTGCACCGTGCGGCTGCTCAGGGTAGAACTAATATTGTTGACATGCTAATAAAGTCCCCAGAATTAAAAATAGATTCCCAAGATTCTACTGGAGCAACTCCTTT acatTTGGCTTGTGAAGAAGACCGAGAAGTTGTAGCTTGTATGCTTCTGAAAGCAGGATCAAATATCCAAATTGAAAATGTTGATAAAAAATCTCCTCTAGATTTGTgttcaatgaaattaaaaaatacgttAGAAGCGTTAATACATTAA